The Roseimicrobium gellanilyticum genome contains a region encoding:
- a CDS encoding NADase-type glycan-binding domain-containing protein → MRVLPIALLVSLLTFAGSSPLFANGGGYTKGLASTGAFKPFGIEQVEMLSERLEIDLHIEYAEVRIEYVLHNPGPKVKAEAGFPSAVERKSGLMGLPERVDEKHRIEDLAMTVDGEPVSLRVEPDDLYLKSSKPLSFAAEIPAMTIKAWHVFAIDFGKGQTRKVTVRYRHPYADSLTYVSSNARSNGPSLAYIFSSAAAWQGPIRQGTVMVRAKSVDPERVQLSHPKRFQREGNTWTWLFTDFEPTLEDDMVISPRPGKYSPENVIHQLKDGEVNEERISYVQWYLGESEDRGWELHRSDYAATASSTLPPDGSRKYGVENVADWSKETAWVEGVPGQGIGESITLTLPTPAKVRRAGIVNGLADSGELYFANSRVAKLDVSVNGGKPVRVELPDEMLSSERFYFDLPDTKGEAVKSVKLTIAEVYPGTKFEDTCISDVVLVVPLSKKPKLHPIR, encoded by the coding sequence ATGCGTGTCCTGCCCATTGCACTGCTCGTGAGTCTGCTCACGTTCGCTGGTAGCAGTCCCTTGTTCGCCAACGGTGGTGGCTACACCAAAGGGCTGGCTTCGACCGGCGCTTTCAAGCCCTTTGGGATCGAGCAGGTCGAAATGTTGTCTGAGCGCCTCGAAATCGACCTGCACATCGAGTACGCAGAGGTGCGCATTGAGTACGTGTTGCACAACCCTGGGCCGAAGGTCAAGGCTGAGGCAGGCTTTCCTTCTGCTGTTGAGAGAAAATCCGGGCTCATGGGACTTCCTGAAAGGGTGGATGAAAAACACCGGATCGAAGATCTGGCGATGACCGTGGATGGTGAGCCGGTGAGCTTGAGAGTTGAGCCTGACGACTTGTACCTGAAAAGCAGCAAGCCCCTCTCCTTCGCAGCAGAGATCCCTGCCATGACGATCAAGGCCTGGCATGTATTCGCCATCGATTTCGGCAAGGGACAGACAAGGAAGGTGACCGTGCGGTACCGCCACCCCTATGCGGACTCGCTCACCTACGTCAGCAGCAACGCCAGGTCCAACGGACCATCTCTCGCGTACATTTTCTCCAGTGCCGCTGCGTGGCAGGGGCCCATCCGCCAGGGCACGGTGATGGTACGTGCCAAGTCCGTGGATCCTGAGCGTGTGCAACTCAGCCACCCCAAGAGATTCCAGCGAGAGGGCAACACATGGACCTGGCTCTTCACCGATTTCGAGCCGACGCTGGAAGATGACATGGTGATTTCTCCGAGACCCGGCAAATACAGTCCGGAAAACGTGATTCATCAGCTTAAAGACGGAGAAGTGAATGAGGAGCGCATCTCCTATGTGCAATGGTATCTGGGGGAGAGTGAAGACCGAGGATGGGAACTACACCGCAGTGACTATGCAGCCACGGCTTCGTCGACGCTGCCACCAGATGGCTCCCGGAAATACGGTGTGGAGAATGTCGCGGACTGGAGCAAGGAAACCGCCTGGGTGGAAGGCGTGCCGGGCCAAGGCATCGGGGAGTCCATCACACTGACCTTGCCGACCCCGGCCAAGGTCCGCAGAGCAGGCATCGTGAACGGCCTTGCGGACAGCGGGGAATTATACTTTGCCAACAGCCGGGTAGCGAAGCTGGATGTCAGTGTGAATGGTGGCAAGCCGGTGCGGGTTGAGCTGCCGGATGAGATGCTTTCCAGTGAGCGTTTCTATTTTGATCTGCCAGACACCAAAGGAGAGGCGGTGAAGTCCGTGAAGCTCACCATTGCAGAGGTGTACCCGGGCACGAAGTTTGAGGACACCTGCATCTCTGATGTGGTGCTGGTGGTGCCGCTTTCGAAGAAGCCCAAGCTGCATCCGATTCGGTGA
- a CDS encoding NADase-type glycan-binding domain-containing protein: protein MHWKRLRVTGSLVVIVLLVMAGVCPLWANGGGYVKGLVSSGAFKPLGIEQVEMLTEKLDIDLHIEYADVSIEYVLHNPGPKVTVEAGFPSAVAVYPYGEVDEPMMTMKQVAAKLPLENFELKADGRPVKVTIQSDDLKLESVEQFPRISTDGEGGGITVKAWHVFKLDFEKGQTRRVTVRYRNPYFSTYDYVSDDMRLGPMTLTYLFSSAAAWAGPIKHGTVTVRSVTADMSKLEFSHPKRFMKDGDVWRWQFTDFEPTLEDDLVITLRPGGFGQAVITENTTTGETEWNHTSYMGWGAKMSFEEDSKMGGQWELRRQDFKATASSTLTPGKEFRYDAQLLAEDDPDTGSSAWVEGVKGDGLGESVTLTLDKPAKVRRIGLVNGYAKNEDIYRKNNRVSRFDVSVNGGAAFPVDVPDERLGSEMFYFDLPASAGDVSTVKLTIAGVYKGSKYQDTALSDVVLVVPLEKEPKIQPAR from the coding sequence ATGCACTGGAAGCGTTTGCGTGTGACGGGTTCTTTAGTTGTGATCGTCCTGCTCGTGATGGCAGGCGTGTGTCCCTTGTGGGCGAATGGTGGCGGCTATGTGAAGGGATTGGTATCCAGCGGCGCCTTCAAGCCCCTCGGTATCGAACAGGTGGAAATGTTGACGGAGAAGTTGGACATCGATCTGCACATTGAGTACGCCGACGTCAGCATCGAGTACGTGCTGCACAATCCGGGACCGAAAGTGACCGTCGAGGCGGGATTTCCCTCGGCAGTGGCGGTCTATCCGTATGGGGAGGTAGACGAGCCCATGATGACCATGAAGCAGGTGGCCGCGAAGCTGCCACTGGAGAACTTTGAGCTCAAAGCGGATGGCAGGCCGGTGAAGGTCACGATTCAGTCGGACGACCTCAAGCTGGAGTCCGTGGAGCAGTTCCCCCGAATTTCCACGGACGGTGAAGGCGGCGGCATCACCGTGAAAGCCTGGCATGTCTTCAAGCTGGACTTTGAGAAGGGCCAGACGCGGCGTGTGACTGTGAGGTACCGCAATCCGTATTTTTCCACCTATGACTATGTGTCTGATGATATGCGCCTCGGTCCGATGACACTGACCTATCTGTTCTCCAGCGCTGCTGCGTGGGCGGGTCCCATCAAGCACGGCACGGTGACCGTTCGCTCCGTGACTGCTGACATGAGCAAGCTGGAGTTCAGCCATCCCAAACGCTTCATGAAGGATGGAGATGTGTGGCGCTGGCAATTCACGGACTTCGAGCCCACACTGGAGGACGATCTGGTCATCACCCTGCGCCCGGGCGGATTTGGACAGGCAGTGATCACGGAGAACACGACCACCGGTGAGACCGAGTGGAACCACACCTCCTACATGGGCTGGGGAGCGAAGATGAGTTTCGAGGAGGACTCAAAGATGGGCGGTCAGTGGGAGCTGCGCCGTCAGGACTTCAAGGCTACGGCATCCTCCACGCTCACTCCTGGCAAGGAGTTCCGCTACGATGCACAACTGCTCGCTGAGGACGATCCCGATACTGGCAGCTCGGCATGGGTAGAAGGGGTAAAAGGCGATGGCCTCGGTGAGTCCGTGACTCTCACCCTCGACAAGCCTGCGAAGGTCCGCCGCATCGGGCTGGTGAATGGCTATGCGAAGAATGAAGACATCTACCGGAAGAATAACCGCGTTTCGAGGTTCGATGTCAGTGTGAATGGCGGCGCAGCCTTCCCTGTCGATGTGCCGGATGAGAGGCTGGGTTCGGAGATGTTTTACTTCGACCTGCCGGCATCTGCTGGTGACGTGTCTACCGTGAAGCTTACCATCGCAGGCGTGTACAAGGGCTCGAAGTACCAAGATACCGCTCTATCTGACGTGGTGCTGGTGGTGCCATTGGAGAAGGAGCCGAAGATTCAGCCGGCGAGGTAG
- a CDS encoding sugar phosphate isomerase/epimerase family protein: MNRRRFLQSTSAALAASAATSTTFAQAAPAKVRIGLDHFAVRATGWKAPQFIEYAGSQKVDTLFLSELLPFESFEDAYLKGLKEQADKAGIALYVGTSSVCPTSARFKSTFGTAEEHLSLCIRVAKALGSPVARCYLGGNDDRKGDGGIQRHIESLLKVFAACKSQATDAGIKISIENHAGDMQSHELKALIEASGKDWVGANIDPGNATWVMEDPLRHLEVLGPYVNCSSVRDSMIWLNEKEEAVVQWTAIGEGIVDFKAYTKRFTELCPGVPLNIETISGFAKPIPYQKSEFIKELGYDKMPADDLAAFLALAKKGKPIPPFKAPDKEADIKYQKGEFERSVAALRSYGAGVRS, from the coding sequence ATGAATCGCCGCCGCTTCCTTCAGTCCACCAGTGCAGCCCTCGCAGCTTCTGCTGCCACCTCCACCACCTTCGCCCAGGCGGCCCCCGCAAAGGTGCGCATCGGGCTCGACCATTTCGCAGTGCGTGCCACCGGATGGAAGGCACCGCAGTTCATCGAGTATGCCGGCAGTCAGAAAGTGGACACGCTCTTCCTCTCCGAGCTGTTGCCCTTTGAGAGTTTTGAAGACGCCTATCTCAAGGGCCTGAAGGAACAGGCGGACAAGGCAGGCATTGCCCTCTACGTGGGCACCAGCAGCGTATGCCCCACTTCGGCACGGTTCAAGAGCACCTTCGGCACGGCAGAGGAGCATCTCTCCCTCTGCATTCGTGTCGCCAAGGCGCTCGGCTCACCGGTGGCCCGCTGCTATCTGGGCGGCAATGATGATCGCAAAGGCGACGGAGGCATCCAGCGCCACATCGAGTCGCTGCTCAAGGTCTTCGCCGCCTGCAAAAGCCAGGCGACGGACGCCGGCATCAAGATTTCCATCGAGAATCACGCAGGCGACATGCAGTCCCATGAATTGAAGGCGCTCATCGAAGCCTCTGGCAAAGACTGGGTCGGAGCCAACATCGACCCCGGCAACGCCACCTGGGTCATGGAAGATCCACTGCGGCATCTGGAAGTGCTCGGGCCTTACGTGAACTGCTCCAGTGTGCGCGACTCCATGATCTGGCTCAATGAAAAGGAAGAGGCCGTGGTGCAATGGACCGCCATTGGTGAGGGCATTGTGGATTTCAAGGCCTACACCAAGCGCTTCACGGAGCTGTGCCCCGGAGTGCCTCTGAACATTGAAACCATCTCCGGCTTCGCCAAACCCATCCCCTATCAAAAATCCGAATTCATCAAGGAACTCGGATACGACAAGATGCCTGCGGATGATCTGGCGGCCTTCCTCGCGCTGGCCAAGAAGGGCAAGCCCATCCCACCATTCAAGGCTCCGGACAAGGAAGCGGACATCAAGTACCAGAAGGGTGAATTCGAGCGCAGTGTGGCGGCACTGCGCAGCTATGGCGCAGGCGTGCGCTCATAG
- a CDS encoding CapA family protein has translation MWAAAPSLPVYLEESHAGSFYFLAQTLPLNEPHTLVLFDAHSDASAIPKSDGIREAIRKVASVEERAARLEKWRETGVIQAYNWMEPLMPSPIAEVVWVPMRKLDEAQRAKLEQEAREFLDGHEEALPRDAGAFAQRLRVMDFETWQKESAAWPSDKRIVASIDLDYFAASTDENLASEVAEVAAAVARLRGLEALCWALSTPWLKSQAQTDALMCAALEQSWSITNAAVQWEPFVKAGPDRSMMAKLRQRRGEQIPEFKLDEASLKLRTLILQRWKPEQTRVERERLERMMNGWRGDSFLPAISMSDRAREPDGSYRLEASQSASIVMEPPPTGARVRWWALRASSDVYRVTDVDFGFASDAPRWIQQRRVLLAEGPVMKALDVKHLAPVLDAAYHCGTAQIFAEVIRDGESRYSNVLTLRVRASGSTGLRAAWSEQFSLPYIFGSTWIAEGRRSGPETGWGADCANFTSAGYRAEGWRVPWGSPRDMRDWLEPWQGPVRADDGCLIHFGSHVAALWEDREPLGRFDDSDLVVHQLEGVPSVVSFAEIKKGRRAPEILRMKRPKREVRLLLGGDVMLGRKVGEAIGQGRNPMSAITEQISAADLAVVNLECAVLSEAAAKDPRAPLAAPAKAVTLLRDSGVDLVSLANNHSMDRGSAGLDDTLRALETSRLKQSGAGKDPVDAGKAAIVEVKGRRFAFISVFDDPQPSRAPRGQPQIFTTAEPERIIDAIAEARTQADVVIVLPHWGREHAPGPSAEQRALAASWMQAGANLVVGSGPHVVQPLEHLLGGSVAWSLGNLVFDGPGPSREWHRGALLEVTWDADTMRMVRARMIPVEIGNDGMVMLAQ, from the coding sequence ATGTGGGCTGCTGCGCCTTCGTTGCCAGTCTATCTCGAAGAATCCCACGCGGGCAGCTTCTATTTCCTCGCACAGACATTGCCGCTGAATGAGCCGCACACGCTGGTGCTGTTTGATGCACACAGTGATGCGTCGGCGATTCCGAAGTCGGATGGTATTCGCGAAGCGATCCGGAAGGTGGCGTCCGTAGAGGAGAGGGCGGCAAGGTTGGAGAAGTGGCGGGAGACGGGCGTGATCCAGGCTTACAACTGGATGGAGCCGTTGATGCCTTCTCCCATCGCAGAAGTGGTGTGGGTGCCCATGCGCAAGCTGGACGAGGCGCAGCGGGCGAAGCTTGAGCAGGAGGCGCGTGAGTTCCTGGATGGTCACGAGGAGGCATTGCCACGTGATGCGGGAGCCTTCGCCCAGCGGTTGCGTGTCATGGACTTTGAGACGTGGCAGAAGGAATCCGCCGCGTGGCCAAGTGACAAGCGGATCGTAGCGAGCATTGATCTGGATTACTTTGCCGCGAGCACAGATGAGAACCTTGCGAGTGAGGTGGCGGAAGTCGCTGCAGCGGTGGCGCGGCTGCGCGGACTCGAGGCGCTATGCTGGGCTCTCTCCACACCCTGGCTGAAGTCGCAGGCACAGACGGATGCCTTGATGTGTGCGGCGCTGGAGCAGAGCTGGTCCATCACCAATGCCGCGGTGCAATGGGAGCCGTTTGTGAAGGCGGGACCAGATCGCTCCATGATGGCGAAGTTGCGGCAGCGGCGGGGCGAGCAGATTCCGGAGTTCAAACTCGATGAGGCATCGTTGAAACTGCGGACCTTGATCCTGCAACGTTGGAAACCTGAGCAAACGCGAGTGGAGCGTGAGCGACTGGAGAGGATGATGAACGGCTGGCGTGGTGACAGCTTTCTTCCCGCAATATCCATGAGTGACCGTGCTCGCGAGCCGGATGGCAGCTATCGCCTCGAAGCATCACAATCCGCCAGCATCGTCATGGAGCCACCGCCCACGGGAGCGCGCGTGCGCTGGTGGGCGCTTCGAGCGAGTTCGGATGTGTATCGAGTCACGGATGTGGACTTTGGATTCGCGAGCGATGCTCCGCGATGGATTCAGCAACGACGGGTGCTGCTTGCAGAAGGTCCCGTGATGAAGGCGCTGGATGTGAAACACCTCGCTCCCGTGCTCGATGCAGCATACCACTGCGGTACAGCCCAGATCTTTGCGGAAGTGATACGTGATGGTGAGTCGCGCTACTCCAATGTCCTCACTCTTCGGGTTCGTGCATCTGGCAGCACCGGATTGCGTGCAGCGTGGAGCGAGCAGTTCAGTTTGCCCTACATCTTTGGGTCCACCTGGATTGCGGAAGGAAGGCGATCCGGTCCGGAGACAGGTTGGGGTGCGGACTGTGCAAACTTCACTTCCGCGGGATATCGCGCCGAAGGCTGGCGCGTGCCGTGGGGAAGTCCCAGGGACATGCGCGACTGGCTGGAGCCATGGCAGGGGCCGGTGCGTGCGGATGATGGGTGCCTCATCCACTTTGGCTCCCACGTGGCCGCGCTGTGGGAAGATCGCGAGCCCTTGGGCAGGTTCGACGATTCCGACCTTGTCGTGCATCAACTGGAGGGCGTCCCATCCGTGGTGAGTTTCGCAGAGATCAAGAAGGGAAGGCGCGCTCCCGAGATCCTGCGCATGAAACGACCCAAGCGCGAAGTGCGACTCTTGCTCGGTGGCGACGTGATGCTGGGCAGGAAGGTGGGGGAGGCCATTGGCCAGGGGCGGAACCCCATGAGTGCCATTACTGAGCAAATCTCTGCCGCAGATCTTGCCGTGGTGAATCTGGAATGTGCCGTATTGTCGGAAGCAGCAGCAAAAGATCCAAGGGCTCCACTCGCCGCTCCCGCGAAGGCGGTCACACTCCTGCGAGACTCTGGTGTGGACCTCGTGAGCCTGGCAAACAACCACAGCATGGATCGCGGGAGCGCGGGACTGGACGATACTCTGCGCGCACTCGAGACCTCCAGATTGAAGCAATCAGGTGCAGGCAAAGACCCTGTTGATGCTGGCAAGGCCGCCATTGTGGAAGTGAAAGGGAGGCGTTTCGCTTTCATTTCCGTTTTTGATGACCCTCAACCGTCAAGGGCACCGAGAGGGCAACCGCAGATCTTCACCACCGCTGAACCTGAGCGCATCATCGATGCCATTGCGGAGGCTCGCACTCAGGCGGACGTGGTCATTGTTCTTCCTCATTGGGGCCGTGAGCATGCGCCGGGACCTTCTGCGGAGCAGCGTGCCCTCGCGGCGTCATGGATGCAGGCGGGCGCGAATCTCGTGGTGGGTTCTGGCCCTCATGTGGTGCAGCCTCTTGAGCATCTCCTTGGCGGCAGTGTGGCATGGTCGCTGGGGAATCTTGTGTTCGATGGCCCAGGCCCTTCGCGGGAGTGGCATCGTGGCGCCTTATTGGAAGTCACCTGGGATGCCGACACCATGCGCATGGTGCGCGCGAGGATGATACCTGTGGAGATTGGGAATGATGGGATGGTGATGCTGGCTCAATGA
- a CDS encoding NlpC/P60 family protein encodes MAGVPQYLHYNGRHAAAPAGLPPAIYRAVAAANELQGKPYKWGGGHRVLYDRGYDCSGSVSYVLFKAGLIRGPMTSREFRSIGRPGPGRWLNLYVSGDHVFVSICGLRFDTSDYGSNRGDGPKWRPTARKFPGFEIRHLPGL; translated from the coding sequence ATGGCCGGGGTGCCTCAGTATCTGCATTACAATGGAAGACACGCCGCTGCCCCGGCCGGTCTTCCCCCTGCCATCTACAGGGCTGTGGCTGCGGCGAATGAACTCCAGGGGAAACCTTACAAATGGGGTGGGGGGCATCGGGTGCTCTACGATCGTGGGTATGACTGTTCCGGGTCCGTGTCGTATGTCCTGTTCAAGGCGGGGTTGATTCGTGGTCCCATGACCTCAAGGGAATTCCGCAGCATCGGCAGACCCGGCCCAGGCCGCTGGCTGAACCTTTATGTCAGTGGAGACCATGTGTTTGTCTCCATCTGCGGGCTGCGTTTTGACACCAGTGATTACGGCTCGAACCGGGGGGACGGTCCGAAGTGGCGGCCCACCGCGAGAAAGTTCCCGGGTTTTGAGATCCGCCACCTGCCCGGTCTCTGA
- a CDS encoding archaemetzincin → MSHGQSAPALFRIPTREQQLAAVGPLDKLPLVEQRAFEITDDFQTIRAPKPADWLAQHKERRQTFESFQRTPRNIPSSIANTIYVLPLGAFIEGKGPALTDLQEFAGAYFGLPVKMLPGIPLESNKAITRRTRDGTRDEELVQYLSTDILKAMLGHVPKDAFCVIGITMEDLYPEESWNFVFGQATYADRVGVFSFKRYSPEFNGEEWNDETRRRMLRRSCHVLVHETGHMFGITHCTWFECIMCGSNHLGESDSRPMHACPVCLRKLHSSAKFDLVARYRKLLTFHEKHGFTDEAAWVQKRLQRLGTSH, encoded by the coding sequence GTGTCCCACGGACAGAGTGCCCCGGCTTTGTTCCGTATTCCCACACGTGAGCAGCAACTCGCAGCGGTGGGCCCGCTGGACAAGCTCCCCCTGGTGGAGCAGCGAGCATTCGAGATCACGGATGATTTCCAGACTATCCGAGCCCCCAAGCCGGCAGACTGGCTGGCCCAACACAAGGAGCGCCGCCAGACCTTCGAGAGCTTTCAGCGTACGCCACGCAACATCCCGTCCTCGATTGCCAATACGATCTACGTGCTCCCGCTCGGCGCGTTCATCGAGGGCAAAGGGCCAGCATTGACGGACCTGCAGGAGTTCGCCGGTGCCTACTTCGGCCTGCCGGTCAAAATGCTTCCGGGCATTCCTCTGGAGTCCAACAAAGCCATCACCCGCCGCACGCGAGACGGTACACGAGATGAAGAGTTGGTGCAGTATCTCTCCACCGACATCTTGAAGGCCATGCTCGGTCATGTGCCCAAGGATGCCTTCTGCGTCATCGGCATCACCATGGAGGATCTCTATCCCGAGGAGTCGTGGAATTTCGTCTTCGGCCAGGCGACCTATGCCGATCGTGTGGGAGTGTTCAGCTTCAAGCGCTACTCACCCGAGTTCAACGGAGAAGAGTGGAATGACGAAACACGACGCCGCATGCTGCGCCGCAGTTGCCACGTCCTCGTGCATGAGACCGGACACATGTTTGGCATCACGCACTGCACCTGGTTTGAGTGCATCATGTGCGGATCCAATCATCTGGGCGAGTCCGACTCCCGTCCCATGCACGCCTGCCCCGTCTGCCTTCGCAAACTCCACTCCAGCGCGAAGTTCGACCTCGTCGCCCGCTATCGGAAGCTGCTGACCTTCCACGAAAAACACGGTTTCACCGATGAGGCAGCGTGGGTGCAAAAGCGACTGCAGCGGCTGGGCACATCTCATTGA
- a CDS encoding c-type cytochrome domain-containing protein → MNKLLLTALALAPASFSFAADFASQVVPVLKQHCYKCHSEAEKKEKGDLVLDNLKRLGEGVGAGKMIIPGNPDGSSFFTCLTSPADDSDHMPPEKMMPDKDIAIIKSWIAAGASFTKGGTAPVAAPTAPAAPAAPAAAMTTWTSADGRTIQAKKLRLEGENVILERADGQVFTLPISKLSPESQAAAKAP, encoded by the coding sequence ATGAACAAACTTCTGCTCACCGCCCTGGCCCTCGCTCCGGCCAGCTTCTCCTTCGCTGCTGACTTCGCCTCGCAGGTCGTTCCCGTTCTGAAGCAGCACTGCTACAAGTGCCACTCCGAGGCGGAGAAGAAGGAAAAAGGCGATCTGGTGCTCGACAACCTGAAGCGCCTCGGGGAAGGCGTCGGCGCTGGGAAGATGATCATCCCGGGCAATCCCGATGGCAGCAGCTTCTTCACCTGCCTCACTTCCCCGGCAGATGACAGCGACCACATGCCTCCGGAAAAGATGATGCCGGACAAGGACATCGCCATCATCAAGAGCTGGATCGCCGCAGGCGCCAGCTTCACCAAAGGTGGGACCGCTCCCGTTGCTGCGCCGACTGCTCCCGCAGCCCCGGCCGCACCCGCCGCAGCGATGACCACCTGGACCAGCGCCGACGGCCGCACCATCCAAGCCAAGAAGCTCCGCCTCGAAGGGGAGAACGTCATCCTCGAGCGCGCCGATGGCCAGGTCTTTACCCTGCCCATTTCCAAGCTCTCCCCAGAAAGCCAGGCCGCCGCAAAGGCTCCCTGA
- a CDS encoding polyprenyl synthetase family protein — protein sequence MSTVAVRSAQLPPSIPLTVRRFRQPKKTLPQTKIERDNVLAKVRAYVEAHTLVPPMPLEELRVHAETVIAENNFNPVWIDYIGVLLGNEAWRETLATIPYERRLLLMPKCLRVESKCPAPFDEFGLLCKQCGLCTIQDFQNEAEKLGYAVLVAEGSAIVMSLIQTGKIEAIVGISCLPVLERTFPYVEAAAIPAVAVPLLQDDCIDTTVDIDWVWDYIHLTSDDKTRRLNLNALHEEVRGWFTRESLDALLGKPTDKTEEIARDWLARAGNRWRPFLTVAAHQALRDDPEGPLSDALKKAAIAVECFHKASLVHDDIEDNDAERYGEATLHAEHGMPVALNVGDLLIGEGYRLLVDNNVSGSLRSAMIKVAAEGQRELCRGQGAELLWNNNPVALTSAQVLEIFRSKTAPAFEVALKIGAALAGKLDDTADALHDYSEALGIAYQIHDDLDDLGDDSVADNIAAMRPSIVLALLRERGKGEIKETMEKLWNGELPTMPDKATIRDWAQSSTAHEKAMLLLESYKEQAIRSLQAVDNANLKGLLRRVIGKIFNDLEIKGWCREFEVKNATAQAKEAGAVAA from the coding sequence ATGTCCACCGTCGCCGTTCGTTCTGCCCAGCTTCCGCCGTCCATTCCCCTGACGGTGCGGAGGTTTCGCCAGCCGAAAAAAACACTGCCGCAGACGAAGATCGAGCGCGACAACGTGCTTGCCAAGGTCCGTGCCTACGTCGAGGCGCACACCCTGGTACCGCCCATGCCGCTGGAGGAACTCCGTGTACATGCGGAGACCGTCATTGCGGAGAACAATTTCAACCCGGTGTGGATTGACTACATCGGCGTGCTGCTGGGGAATGAAGCCTGGCGTGAAACGCTGGCCACCATCCCATACGAGCGCCGCCTTCTGCTGATGCCGAAGTGCCTGCGGGTGGAGAGCAAGTGCCCGGCACCCTTCGATGAGTTCGGTTTGCTCTGCAAGCAGTGCGGCCTGTGCACCATCCAGGACTTCCAGAACGAAGCGGAAAAGCTCGGCTATGCGGTGCTGGTGGCGGAAGGCTCCGCTATCGTGATGAGCCTGATTCAGACCGGCAAGATCGAGGCCATTGTCGGCATTTCTTGCCTGCCGGTGCTGGAGCGCACCTTCCCGTATGTGGAGGCTGCCGCCATTCCTGCCGTGGCAGTGCCGCTCCTGCAGGACGACTGCATCGACACCACCGTGGATATCGATTGGGTGTGGGACTACATCCACCTCACCAGCGATGACAAGACCCGCCGCCTGAACCTCAATGCGCTGCATGAAGAAGTGCGCGGCTGGTTCACCCGTGAATCCCTGGACGCCCTCCTTGGCAAGCCCACCGACAAGACTGAAGAAATCGCGCGCGACTGGCTCGCCCGCGCTGGCAACCGCTGGCGCCCCTTCCTCACCGTGGCGGCCCATCAGGCCCTGCGTGACGACCCCGAAGGCCCGCTCAGCGATGCGCTCAAGAAGGCAGCCATCGCCGTGGAGTGCTTCCACAAGGCCTCGCTCGTGCATGACGACATCGAGGACAACGACGCTGAGCGCTATGGCGAGGCCACCCTCCACGCGGAGCACGGCATGCCCGTTGCGCTGAACGTAGGCGACCTGCTCATCGGCGAGGGCTATCGCCTGCTGGTGGACAACAACGTTTCCGGCTCTCTCCGCAGCGCCATGATCAAGGTGGCCGCTGAAGGCCAGCGTGAACTCTGCCGTGGCCAGGGTGCTGAGCTGCTCTGGAACAACAATCCCGTGGCCCTTACCAGCGCCCAAGTGCTGGAAATTTTCCGCAGCAAGACCGCTCCTGCCTTCGAGGTGGCGCTCAAGATTGGCGCCGCTCTGGCTGGCAAGCTGGACGACACGGCCGATGCGCTGCACGACTACAGCGAGGCCCTCGGCATCGCCTATCAGATCCACGACGACCTTGATGACCTGGGTGACGACTCCGTGGCGGACAATATCGCCGCCATGCGTCCGAGCATTGTGCTCGCCCTCCTCCGCGAACGCGGCAAGGGCGAGATCAAGGAGACGATGGAGAAGCTCTGGAACGGCGAGCTGCCCACCATGCCGGACAAGGCCACCATCCGCGACTGGGCCCAGTCCAGCACCGCGCATGAGAAGGCCATGCTCCTGCTGGAGAGCTACAAGGAGCAGGCCATCCGCTCCCTCCAGGCCGTGGACAACGCCAATCTCAAGGGCCTGCTGCGCCGCGTGATCGGGAAGATCTTCAACGATCTTGAGATCAAAGGCTGGTGCCGCGAGTTCGAGGTGAAGAACGCGACCGCCCAGGCCAAGGAAGCCGGTGCGGTGGCGGCGTAA